In Aegilops tauschii subsp. strangulata cultivar AL8/78 chromosome 3, Aet v6.0, whole genome shotgun sequence, one genomic interval encodes:
- the LOC109740902 gene encoding uncharacterized protein: MAVPHYVYLKMKMPSTKGIITVSGDYKKSSAYAAASSRLAESLVIAAEKRLLDRVVAMAGKQPDMSPDPKDSEAEGSFKPAKETKKMPLDPEHPERYAVVGANLDSK; encoded by the coding sequence ATGGCGGTGCCACATTACgtctacctcaagatgaagatgccaagcaccaAAGGGATTATCACCGTCTCCGGAGATTACAAGAAGTCATCCGCCTATGCAGctgccagcagtcggctggccgagtccttGGTGATCGCTGCCGAGAAGCgactccttgaccgggttgtggccatggccggcaagcagccggacaTGTCCCCTGATCCCAAGGATTCGGAAGCTGAAGGTTCCTTcaagccggccaaggaaacaaagaagatgcCATTGGACCCAGAGCACCCGGAGAGATACGCTGTCGTCGGTGCAaacctcgatagcaaatag